From a single Kitasatospora sp. NBC_00458 genomic region:
- a CDS encoding FHA domain-containing protein translates to MPQLVIEINGQQRTLEPGRSYTIGRNPQSDFPFDDARVSWHHATISFNGTGWQLDDHGSTNGTWTGGARTMQAALFPGAAVNLGNAENGPRLAFSAPAQAAAQAPAWHEAATSRSAAPQAQAAQPQAQQPWAQQAPAAQQPYPQQGQPQWPGQQQPYPQQQAQQPYPAQQGFPHQQGVPQQGAAPHEGPGGPQPTVIRNLTAGMNTIRIGRALDNDIVVSDLQVSRHHAELRQLPDGRYEIVDLGSHNGIFLNGLRVERQLIGPQDRLTVGHSSFVLVGDQLQEFVDTGAVSFSARHLTVEVDFKGGKKVLLNDVSFGVPEKSLVAVIGPSGSGKSTLLRALTGYRPADRGDVLYDGRNLYKQFAELRSRIGLVPQSEILHKELTVRTGLKYAARLRFPGDTEPREREARIDEVLYELRLDKRADNRITALSGGQQKRVSVALELLTKPSLIFLDEPTSGLDPGMDREVMQMLRGLADDGRTILVVTHSVAELALCDRLLVMAPGGSVAYFGPPDEALHFFGYETWADVFQAFENYPDHDWAGRYRGSVHYQQYSADVESGAVQSAPIVQEAVRPPKPQSWGSQLWTLIRRYASVLASDRGFLALSVLLPAVLGAVSVLIPNEPGLAPNPKSQLGLNSGAATIMLILAIGACFSGAANSVRELIKERAIYERERATGLSRSAYMMSKIIVLGFFSVIQGAIISAVGFLPRKLPEHGLVVKDLPIIEMSLGLILLSFASMMFGLAISALVKTAEKTMPLLVMFAIIQVVFTGCLFQIFSKPGLEQFAWLMPARWGTGMVATTLDLSHLLGPWNKDFQNPEYDALWGHNAGQFWLDAGVLIAMSVVIGVVVTRLQRRHEPEVMQKG, encoded by the coding sequence GTGCCGCAACTCGTCATCGAGATCAACGGACAGCAGCGGACTCTGGAGCCGGGGCGGTCCTACACCATCGGTCGCAACCCGCAGTCGGACTTCCCGTTCGACGACGCGCGGGTGTCCTGGCACCACGCCACCATCTCCTTCAACGGGACGGGCTGGCAGCTGGACGACCACGGGAGTACCAACGGCACCTGGACCGGCGGGGCCCGCACCATGCAGGCCGCGCTCTTCCCGGGCGCCGCGGTCAACCTCGGCAACGCCGAGAACGGCCCCCGGCTCGCCTTCTCCGCGCCGGCCCAGGCCGCCGCCCAGGCCCCGGCCTGGCACGAGGCCGCCACCAGCCGCAGCGCCGCCCCGCAGGCCCAGGCCGCCCAGCCGCAGGCGCAGCAGCCGTGGGCCCAGCAGGCCCCGGCGGCCCAGCAGCCGTACCCGCAGCAGGGCCAGCCCCAGTGGCCCGGCCAGCAGCAGCCCTACCCGCAGCAGCAGGCGCAGCAGCCGTACCCGGCGCAGCAGGGCTTCCCGCACCAGCAGGGCGTCCCCCAGCAGGGGGCCGCGCCGCACGAGGGGCCCGGCGGCCCGCAGCCGACGGTCATCCGCAACCTGACCGCCGGCATGAACACCATCCGGATCGGCCGCGCGCTCGACAACGACATCGTGGTCTCCGACCTCCAGGTCTCCCGCCACCACGCCGAGCTGCGCCAGCTGCCCGACGGCCGGTACGAGATCGTCGACCTGGGCAGCCACAACGGCATCTTCCTCAACGGTCTGCGGGTCGAGCGCCAGCTGATCGGCCCGCAGGACCGCCTGACGGTCGGCCACTCCAGCTTCGTGCTGGTCGGCGACCAGCTCCAGGAGTTCGTCGACACCGGCGCCGTCTCCTTCTCCGCCCGCCACCTGACCGTCGAGGTCGACTTCAAGGGCGGCAAGAAGGTCCTGCTCAACGACGTCAGCTTCGGCGTCCCGGAGAAGTCCCTGGTGGCCGTCATCGGCCCGTCGGGCTCCGGCAAGTCGACCCTGCTGCGCGCCCTCACCGGCTACCGCCCGGCCGACCGCGGCGACGTCCTCTACGACGGCCGCAACCTGTACAAGCAGTTCGCCGAGCTGCGTTCGCGGATCGGCCTGGTGCCGCAGTCGGAGATCCTGCACAAGGAGCTGACCGTCCGCACCGGCCTCAAGTACGCGGCCCGGCTGCGCTTCCCCGGCGACACCGAGCCGCGCGAGCGCGAGGCCCGGATCGACGAGGTGCTCTACGAGCTGCGCCTGGACAAGCGTGCCGACAACCGGATCACCGCGCTCTCCGGCGGCCAGCAGAAGCGCGTCTCGGTCGCGCTGGAGCTGCTCACCAAGCCGTCGCTGATCTTCCTGGACGAGCCCACCTCGGGCCTCGACCCGGGCATGGACCGCGAGGTCATGCAGATGCTGCGCGGTCTCGCCGACGACGGCCGCACCATCCTGGTCGTGACCCACTCGGTGGCGGAGCTGGCGCTCTGCGACCGGCTGCTGGTGATGGCGCCGGGCGGTTCGGTGGCCTACTTCGGTCCGCCGGACGAGGCGCTGCACTTCTTCGGGTACGAGACCTGGGCCGACGTCTTCCAGGCCTTCGAGAACTACCCGGACCACGACTGGGCCGGGCGCTACCGCGGTTCGGTGCACTACCAGCAGTACTCGGCGGACGTGGAGTCCGGCGCCGTGCAGTCGGCGCCGATCGTCCAGGAGGCGGTCCGCCCGCCGAAGCCGCAGAGCTGGGGCTCGCAGCTGTGGACGCTGATCCGCCGCTACGCCTCGGTGCTCGCCTCGGACCGGGGCTTCCTGGCCCTGTCGGTGCTGCTGCCCGCGGTGCTCGGCGCGGTCAGCGTGCTGATCCCGAACGAACCCGGTCTGGCCCCGAACCCCAAGTCGCAGCTCGGCCTGAACAGCGGCGCGGCGACGATCATGCTGATCCTGGCGATCGGGGCGTGCTTCTCCGGGGCGGCCAACTCGGTCCGCGAGCTGATCAAGGAACGGGCGATCTACGAACGGGAACGGGCCACCGGGCTCTCCCGCTCGGCGTACATGATGTCCAAGATCATCGTGCTGGGCTTCTTCAGCGTGATCCAGGGCGCGATCATCTCGGCGGTCGGCTTCCTGCCGCGCAAGCTGCCCGAGCACGGCCTGGTCGTCAAGGACCTGCCCATCATCGAGATGAGCCTCGGCCTGATCCTGCTGAGCTTCGCGTCGATGATGTTCGGCCTGGCGATCTCGGCCCTGGTCAAGACCGCCGAGAAGACCATGCCGCTGCTGGTCATGTTCGCGATCATCCAGGTCGTCTTCACCGGCTGCCTCTTCCAGATCTTCTCCAAGCCCGGCCTGGAGCAGTTCGCCTGGCTGATGCCCGCCCGCTGGGGTACCGGCATGGTCGCCACCACGCTCGACCTCTCGCACCTGCTCGGCCCCTGGAACAAGGACTTCCAGAACCCCGAGTACGACGCGCTCTGGGGCCACAACGCCGGCCAGTTCTGGCTGGACGCCGGCGTGCTGATCGCGATGTCGGTCGTCATCGGCGTCGTCGTGACCCGCCTCCAGCGCCGCCACGAGCCCGAGGTCATGCAGAAGGGCTGA
- a CDS encoding GAF domain-containing sensor histidine kinase: MSRHLEVREVLRRITASARRLLGAEYAALGVPDDHGGFAQFVVDGVTDEQWKAIGPLPRQHGVLAAMLHETGPIRLADVRQAPAFGGWPSAHPQLGAFLGMPIVDTDHADDEPEVLGVIYLANKQGGGGFTDHDEELLRILAAHAALALYNARLYERSRELTLAGERARIAHDLHDAVSQKLFSLRLTAKAAAKLVDRDPARARAELAEVARLAAEAADELRAVVVELRPAALEEDGLSATLASQVQVLDRAHGADIAFAADGVRALPPAQEAAVLRVAQEALHNALRHSDARRVTVTLAGTSGRGAVLRVSDNGRGFDPESVRRAGRHLGLASMRDRAAAVGGRLTLESAPGRGTVVEMEVPGA; this comes from the coding sequence ATGAGCCGCCACCTGGAGGTCCGCGAGGTCCTGCGCCGGATCACCGCCTCCGCCCGCCGACTGCTCGGCGCCGAGTACGCGGCCCTCGGCGTCCCCGACGACCACGGCGGCTTCGCCCAGTTCGTCGTCGACGGCGTCACCGACGAGCAGTGGAAGGCCATCGGCCCGCTGCCCCGCCAGCACGGCGTCCTCGCCGCGATGCTCCACGAGACCGGCCCGATCCGGCTCGCCGACGTCCGGCAGGCCCCCGCCTTCGGCGGCTGGCCCTCCGCCCACCCCCAGCTCGGCGCCTTCCTCGGCATGCCCATCGTCGACACCGACCACGCCGACGACGAACCCGAGGTCCTCGGCGTCATCTACCTCGCCAACAAGCAGGGCGGCGGCGGCTTCACCGACCACGACGAGGAGCTGCTGCGGATACTCGCCGCACACGCGGCCCTCGCCCTCTACAACGCCCGCCTCTACGAGCGCAGCCGCGAACTCACCCTGGCCGGCGAGCGCGCCCGGATCGCCCACGACCTGCACGACGCCGTCTCGCAGAAGCTCTTCTCGCTGCGCCTCACCGCCAAGGCCGCCGCCAAACTGGTCGACCGCGACCCGGCCCGCGCCCGCGCCGAACTCGCCGAGGTCGCCCGGCTCGCCGCCGAGGCCGCCGACGAACTGCGCGCCGTCGTCGTCGAACTGCGCCCCGCCGCCCTGGAGGAGGACGGCCTCTCCGCCACCCTCGCCTCCCAGGTGCAGGTCCTCGACCGCGCCCACGGCGCCGACATCGCCTTCGCCGCCGACGGCGTGCGCGCCCTGCCGCCCGCCCAGGAGGCGGCCGTGCTGCGGGTCGCCCAGGAGGCCCTGCACAACGCGCTGCGCCACTCCGACGCCCGCCGCGTCACCGTCACCCTGGCGGGCACCTCGGGCCGCGGCGCCGTGCTGCGGGTCAGCGACAACGGCCGGGGCTTCGACCCCGAGTCCGTCCGCCGGGCCGGCCGCCACCTCGGCCTGGCCTCGATGCGCGACCGCGCCGCCGCCGTCGGCGGCCGGCTCACCCTGGAATCGGCCCCCGGCAGGGGAACGGTCGTCGAGATGGAGGTCCCCGGTGCCTGA
- a CDS encoding response regulator transcription factor, which produces MPDTVSAIRVLLVDDHQVVRRGLRTFLEVQDDIEVVGEAADGAEGVDQARALDPDVVLMDLKMPGVDGIEALRTLKDEGSRARILIVTSFTEHRTMVPALRAGAAGYVYKDVDPEALAGAIRSVHAGHVLLQPELAEALLADDGPRAPQGRGGTLTEREREVLGHIADGRSNREIARSLHLSEKTVKTHVSNILMKLDLADRTQAALWAVRNGETRA; this is translated from the coding sequence GTGCCTGACACCGTGTCCGCGATCCGCGTCCTGCTCGTCGACGACCACCAGGTGGTCCGCCGGGGCCTGCGCACCTTCCTGGAGGTGCAGGACGACATCGAGGTGGTCGGCGAGGCCGCCGACGGCGCGGAGGGCGTCGACCAGGCCCGCGCGCTCGACCCGGACGTCGTCCTGATGGACCTCAAGATGCCCGGCGTGGACGGCATCGAGGCGCTGCGCACGCTCAAGGACGAGGGCAGCCGGGCCCGGATCCTGATCGTCACCAGCTTCACCGAGCACCGCACGATGGTCCCCGCCCTGCGGGCCGGCGCCGCCGGGTACGTGTACAAGGACGTCGACCCGGAGGCGCTGGCCGGTGCGATCCGCTCGGTCCACGCCGGCCACGTGCTGCTCCAGCCGGAGCTGGCCGAGGCGCTGCTCGCCGACGACGGCCCGCGCGCCCCGCAGGGCCGCGGCGGCACCCTCACCGAGCGCGAGCGCGAGGTGCTCGGGCACATCGCCGACGGCCGCTCCAACCGGGAGATCGCGCGCAGCCTGCACCTGTCCGAGAAGACCGTGAAGACGCACGTCTCCAACATCCTGATGAAGCTGGACCTCGCCGACCGGACCCAGGCCGCGCTCTGGGCCGTCCGCAACGGCGAGACGCGCGCGTAG
- a CDS encoding ABC transporter ATP-binding protein, with protein sequence MSDVLELVDVSVVREERALVDQVSWSISEGERWVILGPNGAGKTTLLQIASTYLFPTSGKVTVLGEKLGEVDVFELRSRVGLAGAAMFDKLPAEQTVLQTVLTAAYGMTVTWQETYEQSDESRALALLDRLGMSGLTARKFGTLSEGERKRTLIARALMTDPELLLLDEPAAGLDLGGREDLVRRLGALAQDEFAPAMAMVTHHVEEIAPGFTHVLMIRQGKVLTAGPIDTELTARNLSKCFGLPLMLERHGDRWSAQGLPLG encoded by the coding sequence ATGAGCGACGTGCTGGAGCTGGTGGACGTATCCGTGGTCCGGGAGGAGCGCGCGCTGGTCGACCAGGTCTCGTGGTCCATCTCGGAGGGCGAGCGCTGGGTCATCCTCGGCCCGAACGGCGCCGGGAAGACCACCCTGCTGCAGATCGCCTCCACGTACCTCTTCCCGACCTCCGGCAAGGTCACCGTCCTCGGCGAGAAGCTCGGCGAGGTCGACGTCTTCGAGCTGCGCTCCCGGGTCGGCCTGGCCGGTGCCGCCATGTTCGACAAGCTGCCCGCCGAGCAGACCGTGCTGCAGACCGTCCTCACCGCCGCCTACGGCATGACGGTCACCTGGCAGGAGACCTACGAGCAGTCCGACGAGTCCCGCGCGCTGGCCCTGCTCGACCGCCTCGGCATGTCCGGCCTGACCGCCCGCAAGTTCGGCACCCTCTCCGAGGGCGAGCGCAAGCGCACCCTGATCGCCCGCGCCCTGATGACCGACCCCGAGCTGCTGCTGCTCGACGAGCCCGCCGCCGGCCTCGACCTCGGCGGCCGCGAGGACCTCGTCCGCCGGCTCGGCGCCCTGGCCCAGGACGAGTTCGCGCCGGCCATGGCGATGGTCACCCACCACGTCGAGGAGATCGCCCCCGGCTTCACCCACGTGCTGATGATCCGCCAGGGCAAGGTGCTCACCGCCGGTCCGATCGACACCGAGCTGACCGCCCGTAACCTGTCCAAGTGCTTCGGCCTCCCGCTCATGCTGGAGCGGCACGGCGACCGCTGGTCCGCCCAGGGCCTGCCGCTCGGCTGA
- a CDS encoding NfeD family protein, with protein sequence MDSWIWWLLAAVGLGIPLVITVMPEFAMFAVGALVAAGVAGLGADPVWQVLAFVAASVAQLVVVRPIAYRALRKGSQVKMGIEALKGATAVVAERVDGEGGRIKLNGEIWSARALHPEQVYQPGQQVDVVEIQGATALVI encoded by the coding sequence GTGGACAGCTGGATCTGGTGGCTCCTGGCCGCCGTCGGCCTCGGTATACCGCTGGTGATCACGGTGATGCCGGAGTTCGCCATGTTCGCCGTCGGCGCGCTCGTCGCCGCCGGCGTGGCGGGCCTGGGAGCCGACCCGGTGTGGCAGGTGCTGGCCTTCGTCGCGGCCTCGGTCGCGCAGCTGGTCGTGGTCCGCCCCATCGCGTACCGGGCACTGCGGAAGGGCTCGCAGGTCAAGATGGGCATCGAGGCGCTGAAGGGCGCCACCGCGGTCGTCGCGGAAAGGGTCGACGGGGAGGGCGGACGGATCAAGCTCAACGGCGAGATCTGGTCGGCCCGCGCGCTCCACCCCGAGCAGGTCTACCAGCCGGGGCAGCAGGTCGACGTCGTCGAAATCCAGGGCGCGACCGCCCTGGTCATCTAG
- a CDS encoding SPFH domain-containing protein: MEPVLIVLVVLVVVAFIALIKTIQVIPQASAAIVERFGRYTRTLNAGLNIVVPFIDRVRNRIDLREQVVPFPPQPVITQDNLVVNIDTVIYYQVTDARAATYEVASYIQAIEQLTVTTLRNIIGSMDLESTLTSREVINAGLRGVLDEATGKWGIRVNRVELKAIEPPTSIQDSMEKQMRAERDKRAAILTAEGNRQSQILRAEGEKQAEVLKAEGEAQAAVLRADGEAAAIRTVFEAIHEGDADQKLLAYQYLQTLPELAKGDANKLWIIPSEIGDALKGIGGAFTGASGLGGGANGAAVAAPSAPAAPPAATQVPLDPAAGPRPLDTDTKGSARPRIDPLREYRKSDPE; this comes from the coding sequence GTGGAACCCGTCCTTATCGTCCTGGTCGTCCTGGTCGTGGTGGCCTTCATCGCGCTGATCAAGACGATTCAGGTCATCCCGCAGGCCAGCGCCGCGATCGTGGAGCGCTTCGGCCGCTACACCCGGACGCTCAACGCGGGACTGAACATCGTCGTCCCGTTCATCGACCGCGTCCGCAACCGGATCGACCTGCGCGAGCAGGTCGTGCCGTTCCCGCCGCAGCCGGTGATCACCCAGGACAACCTGGTGGTCAACATCGACACGGTGATCTACTACCAGGTCACCGACGCCCGCGCCGCCACCTACGAGGTCGCCAGCTACATCCAGGCGATCGAGCAGCTCACCGTCACCACGCTGCGCAACATCATCGGTTCGATGGACCTGGAGTCCACCCTGACCTCGCGCGAGGTCATCAACGCCGGTCTGCGCGGGGTGCTGGACGAGGCCACCGGCAAGTGGGGCATCCGGGTCAACCGCGTCGAGCTCAAGGCCATCGAGCCGCCGACCTCCATCCAGGACTCGATGGAGAAGCAGATGCGCGCCGAGCGTGACAAGCGCGCCGCGATCCTCACCGCCGAGGGCAACCGGCAGTCCCAGATCCTGCGCGCCGAGGGTGAGAAGCAGGCCGAGGTGCTCAAGGCCGAGGGTGAGGCCCAGGCCGCGGTGCTGCGCGCCGACGGTGAGGCGGCCGCCATCCGGACCGTCTTCGAGGCGATCCACGAGGGCGACGCCGACCAGAAGCTGCTCGCCTACCAGTACCTGCAGACGCTGCCCGAGCTGGCCAAGGGCGACGCCAACAAGCTCTGGATCATCCCGAGCGAGATCGGCGACGCGCTCAAGGGCATCGGCGGCGCGTTCACCGGCGCGTCCGGCCTCGGCGGCGGTGCCAACGGCGCCGCGGTCGCCGCCCCGAGTGCCCCGGCCGCGCCTCCGGCCGCCACCCAGGTGCCGCTCGACCCGGCGGCCGGTCCGCGCCCGCTGGACACCGACACCAAGGGCTCGGCCCGCCCCCGGATCGACCCGCTCCGCGAGTACCGCAAGAGCGACCCGGAGTGA
- a CDS encoding sulfite exporter TauE/SafE family protein, with protein MTTWEAIAVLVAGVGAGMINVIVGSGTLITFPVLLAVGLPPVTANVSNSFGLVPGSLSGVIGYRRELAGQGARLARFGTASLLGGVLGAYLLIELPSSAFDAIVPVLILLALVLVIVQPRVAKAVAARRRPDGDPHGGPLLLVGIFLTGVYGGYFGAAQGVLLLALMGMMLQEELQRINGIKNALAMIVNGVAALFFLFTSTVNWAAAGLIAVGSLVGGLVGAKVGRKLPPQALRAVIVVVGLAAVVKLLTS; from the coding sequence ATGACGACCTGGGAGGCGATCGCCGTCCTGGTGGCGGGTGTCGGTGCCGGAATGATCAACGTGATCGTCGGCTCGGGGACCCTGATCACCTTCCCCGTGCTGCTCGCCGTCGGACTCCCACCGGTCACCGCCAACGTCTCCAACTCCTTCGGCCTGGTCCCCGGCTCGCTCAGCGGCGTGATCGGCTACCGCCGGGAGCTGGCCGGCCAGGGCGCGCGGCTCGCCCGCTTCGGCACCGCCTCACTGCTCGGCGGGGTGCTCGGCGCCTACCTGCTGATCGAACTGCCCAGCAGCGCCTTCGACGCGATCGTCCCGGTGCTGATCCTGCTCGCCCTGGTCCTGGTGATCGTCCAGCCCCGGGTGGCCAAGGCCGTCGCCGCCCGCCGACGCCCCGACGGAGACCCGCACGGCGGCCCGCTGCTGCTCGTCGGCATCTTCCTCACCGGCGTCTACGGCGGCTACTTCGGCGCCGCCCAGGGCGTCCTGCTGCTGGCCCTGATGGGCATGATGCTCCAAGAGGAGCTCCAGCGGATCAACGGCATCAAGAACGCCCTGGCGATGATCGTCAACGGCGTCGCCGCGCTGTTCTTCCTCTTCACCTCGACCGTGAACTGGGCGGCCGCCGGCCTGATCGCGGTGGGTTCGCTCGTCGGCGGCCTGGTCGGCGCCAAGGTCGGCCGGAAGCTGCCGCCGCAGGCCCTGCGCGCGGTGATCGTCGTCGTCGGCCTGGCCGCCGTCGTCAAACTGCTCACGAGCTAG